The region CGCCGGCGTCCAGCCCGCGCCAAGCACCGCGGCCAGCAACAGGCACGACAGCATGTGCAGCCAGCCCCGCGCCGCGTTGAACCGCTCGTCCGCCATGGTCCTCCCCGAAAGCCCGTCACCGCGCGACGACTGCCGTGCGCCATCGCGTTTTTCCGATGGTATCCGGATGCGCCCCGGAGTTTCACCCGGATTTTTGATCCAGATCAAACGTGCCGACGGTGATCCGTCAGGAATCCCTGACGTTATCCGCCGTTTCGGCGTTTTCACCCTTGCGGGCGCGCAACGGCGTGGAGTAGGCTTTCACGAACGACAGCGCTGTTCCGTCGCACGGCAGGCACATCGCGGAGGGCCACACGCGAGCCGGGCGACACCCGTTGAACGGCAGGAGAAAATCACAATGAACGCTACCCGACGTCGTGTCCTTTCAGCCGCACTGGCAACCGCTCTCGCATTCGCACCGGCACTGCAACCCGTCACGGTCGCCGCGACCTATCTGAACGGCACCGCCACAGCCCAGTTCAACGTCACGCTGACGATCCAGGCGAATTGCACGATCGCCGCGAACCCGCTCGCATTCGGCACGACCGGCGTGCTGGCGTCGGCGCTCGACCAGCAGACCACCCTGTCCGTCACCTGCACGAACACGACGCCGTACAACGTCGGCCTCGACGCCGGCGCCGTCACCGGCTCCACGGTCGCCAGCCGGCTGATGGCCGGCACCACGACCGGCAACACCGGCACGACGGTCGGCTACCAGATCTACCAGGACTCGGGCCACGCCACCATCTGGGGCAACACGCAAGGCACCGACACGGTTGGCGGCACGGGCACCGGTTCCGCCCAGGCGCTGAACGTCTACGGCCACGTGCCGGCGCAAGCGACGCCGAAACCCGACACGTACCAGGCTACCGTCACCGCGACCGTCTACTTCTGACGCGCCGTGACGATTCTCCTGCGCGCTTTCGGCGCTCTGTGGGCGGCGTCGGCAGCCGTCGCGTCCGCGGCCACGCTGCAGATCACGCCCGTGACGCTCGAGCTGCCGCCGTCGGCCGCCGCGGCCGGCATCACGCTCGCCAATGCGGGCGGGCGGCCGATCTACGGCCAGGTCCGCACCTATCGATGGACGCAGGAAAACGGCGACGACGTCTTGACGCCGACCGACGCGCTCGCCGCGTCGCCGCCGCTGCTGCAGATCGGCGCGAACGCGGATCAGTTGATCCGGCTCGTGCGCACGGGTCGCGGCGCGCCGGCCGCCGAGGAGAGCTTTCGCGTGCTGATCGACGAGTTGCCTGCGCCCGGCACCCCGGTCGAGAACGGCATCACGATCCGGCTGCGCTATTCCGTGCCCGTGTTCGTCGAACCCGATGCGGCGACGGCACCGCCCCGGCTCGACTGGCGCATCGAGCGCGACGCGGCCGGCATGCGGCTCGCGGTCGACAACCATGGCGGCCGGCGCGCGCAGATTTCGGCCGTGCGGCTCGTGGATACGCGAGGCGGCGTCCATGAACTCACGCGCGGCCTGTTCGGCTATGCGCTCGCGGGCAGTACACGGCGCTGGCCGCTCAAGCTCGATCCGGGCGCGGCCGCGTTCGTCAAGATCCAGGCGGTCGTCAACGCGCAGCCGGTCGAAGCCCGGCTGACGACGCCCTGATCGATCCG is a window of Burkholderia latens DNA encoding:
- a CDS encoding spore coat U domain-containing protein; the protein is MNATRRRVLSAALATALAFAPALQPVTVAATYLNGTATAQFNVTLTIQANCTIAANPLAFGTTGVLASALDQQTTLSVTCTNTTPYNVGLDAGAVTGSTVASRLMAGTTTGNTGTTVGYQIYQDSGHATIWGNTQGTDTVGGTGTGSAQALNVYGHVPAQATPKPDTYQATVTATVYF
- a CDS encoding molecular chaperone; the encoded protein is MTILLRAFGALWAASAAVASAATLQITPVTLELPPSAAAAGITLANAGGRPIYGQVRTYRWTQENGDDVLTPTDALAASPPLLQIGANADQLIRLVRTGRGAPAAEESFRVLIDELPAPGTPVENGITIRLRYSVPVFVEPDAATAPPRLDWRIERDAAGMRLAVDNHGGRRAQISAVRLVDTRGGVHELTRGLFGYALAGSTRRWPLKLDPGAAAFVKIQAVVNAQPVEARLTTP